A genomic window from Phycisphaerales bacterium AB-hyl4 includes:
- a CDS encoding RDD family protein → MMRMFVIWAAMAALMCGGEAAAWAVSVAAEGRHVWIAQPWDDEAGTLIAHHGPGDSPGVLGQVREVSRTVSPGGVAARGQTVYVIYTNGTLQRFDGQRAGVEQHWRYTARPGPSLPRDVTLRGFGVGRGGPWALVRAADADAARRLDSPGADRPGASGLSEREMLRNLQLGLPPNLRRTPMVEPEAEADDEAADGDAADAVDDAAEGDVDAVGEADANAGANADADADADAVPAAADEANEATGLDRLLRLRAGRWVVTPLPSDWPSDGDVRLVTTAGASPRLVVAADGGLDVYGWDEEEQAWQSRHYDVPVSERWSAVAVDGHLVVAWQTSPTVDADAGEAEEADVEADASALRVEAAVLRHGRVRPIGAMELPGRQLAWDVAGVEGAVWLVGQHTRATRVEGEEPLPGVEPLWRWTSLDLQGSVGTTMKELRWREPAGIGSTADYYIMVGVLVSAVMLMLLFWRRDAAANQLSLPNTLELGALGRRFMAAGLDLLPAVVLVMTTYGLTLPEMMMRWPGSGAAASWQAIEPGVLVVVLFVLYTTFAELLMRRTVGKVIFGLRVSDLHGKRPRVWQLLVRNVLKSFDLVAWPLLILLVLGPYRQRLGDLVARTVVVSPVERDEAEGGDGDGEGDGENDGDGESETDAEEPPRTRKDDE, encoded by the coding sequence ATGATGCGAATGTTTGTCATCTGGGCAGCGATGGCGGCGCTGATGTGCGGCGGCGAAGCGGCGGCGTGGGCGGTGTCCGTGGCGGCGGAGGGTCGGCATGTCTGGATTGCGCAGCCCTGGGATGATGAGGCGGGGACGCTGATTGCGCATCACGGGCCTGGCGATAGCCCGGGCGTGCTGGGGCAGGTGCGTGAGGTCAGTCGAACGGTATCGCCGGGCGGCGTGGCGGCGCGGGGGCAGACGGTTTATGTGATTTACACGAATGGTACGCTGCAGCGGTTTGACGGGCAGCGGGCGGGCGTTGAGCAACATTGGCGTTATACCGCCCGGCCGGGGCCGAGCCTGCCGCGGGATGTGACGCTGCGCGGGTTTGGTGTGGGTCGCGGTGGGCCCTGGGCGCTGGTGCGGGCGGCGGATGCGGACGCGGCGCGGCGGTTGGATTCGCCAGGCGCAGATCGGCCGGGCGCGTCGGGGCTGAGCGAGCGGGAGATGCTGCGGAACCTTCAATTGGGGTTGCCGCCAAACCTGCGTCGGACGCCGATGGTTGAGCCGGAGGCGGAGGCGGATGATGAGGCGGCGGACGGGGATGCTGCCGACGCGGTCGACGATGCGGCGGAAGGTGACGTTGATGCGGTTGGGGAAGCGGACGCGAATGCGGGCGCGAACGCGGATGCGGATGCGGACGCAGACGCGGTGCCGGCGGCAGCGGACGAAGCGAACGAGGCGACGGGGTTGGATCGGCTGCTGCGTCTGCGGGCGGGTCGGTGGGTGGTGACGCCCCTGCCGAGCGATTGGCCGAGCGACGGCGACGTTCGGCTGGTGACGACGGCGGGCGCTTCGCCGCGGCTGGTGGTGGCGGCGGATGGCGGGCTGGATGTGTACGGGTGGGATGAAGAGGAACAGGCCTGGCAGTCGCGTCATTACGACGTGCCGGTGAGCGAGCGATGGTCGGCGGTGGCGGTGGACGGGCATCTTGTCGTCGCGTGGCAGACCTCGCCGACGGTGGACGCGGACGCCGGTGAAGCGGAAGAGGCGGACGTTGAGGCGGACGCGTCGGCGTTGCGTGTGGAAGCGGCGGTGTTGCGTCATGGTCGGGTTCGGCCGATCGGTGCGATGGAACTGCCGGGGCGACAACTGGCGTGGGATGTGGCGGGGGTTGAGGGGGCCGTGTGGCTGGTGGGTCAGCACACGCGGGCGACGCGGGTGGAGGGCGAAGAGCCGCTGCCGGGCGTGGAGCCGTTGTGGCGGTGGACGTCGCTGGACCTGCAGGGCAGCGTGGGCACGACCATGAAGGAGTTGCGCTGGCGGGAGCCGGCGGGGATCGGGAGCACCGCAGACTATTACATCATGGTCGGCGTGCTGGTGTCGGCGGTGATGCTGATGCTGCTGTTCTGGCGGCGCGATGCAGCGGCGAACCAGCTATCGCTGCCAAATACGCTGGAACTGGGTGCGTTGGGTCGGCGGTTCATGGCGGCGGGGCTGGACCTGCTGCCGGCGGTGGTACTGGTGATGACGACGTATGGGCTGACGCTGCCGGAGATGATGATGCGTTGGCCCGGCAGTGGCGCTGCGGCGAGCTGGCAGGCGATCGAGCCGGGCGTGCTGGTGGTGGTGCTGTTCGTGCTGTACACGACGTTCGCGGAGCTGTTGATGCGGCGGACGGTGGGGAAGGTGATTTTCGGGCTGCGTGTGAGCGATCTGCATGGCAAACGGCCACGGGTCTGGCAGTTGCTGGTGCGGAACGTGCTCAAGAGCTTTGACCTGGTGGCGTGGCCGTTGCTGATTTTGCTGGTGCTCGGCCCTTACCGTCAGCGGCTGGGGGACCTGGTGGCGCGGACGGTGGTGGTGTCGCCGGTGGAGCGGGATGAGGCGGAAGGCGGCGACGGTGACGGTGAAGGTGACGGGGAGAATGACGGGGATGGTGAGAGCGAGACGGATGCGGAAGAGCCGCCGCGGACGCGGAAGGATGACGAGTGA
- the infC gene encoding translation initiation factor IF-3: MNDMIRLSPVRLIDENNEQVGVVETDEAKQRARTAGLDLVEVAPQARPPVCRIMDYGKWKYQQRKKEQKAKSHAKQSELKGIRLRPGTDEHDLEIKTNKAREFLDDGDKVQFTMLFRGRQMAHQDLGLRSMQSIYQGLSDIAKIEAAPRMMGRRMTMVLAPDRKSHQQSKPQASKPKEKKPSAPQQQPPQQQQPSPAPADQEAEPAKSS; this comes from the coding sequence GTGAACGACATGATCCGCCTTTCTCCCGTCCGGCTCATCGACGAGAACAACGAACAGGTTGGCGTCGTGGAAACCGACGAAGCCAAGCAGCGTGCGCGCACTGCCGGGCTTGATCTTGTTGAAGTCGCTCCGCAGGCCCGGCCGCCGGTCTGCCGAATCATGGACTACGGCAAGTGGAAGTACCAGCAGCGCAAGAAAGAGCAGAAGGCCAAGTCTCACGCGAAGCAAAGTGAGCTTAAAGGCATCCGCCTGCGCCCGGGCACGGACGAGCACGACTTGGAAATCAAGACGAACAAGGCTCGCGAGTTTCTGGACGACGGCGACAAGGTGCAGTTCACGATGCTGTTCCGTGGTCGCCAGATGGCGCACCAGGACCTTGGGCTGCGTTCGATGCAGTCGATTTACCAGGGTCTGTCGGACATCGCGAAGATCGAGGCAGCGCCGCGCATGATGGGCCGACGCATGACGATGGTGCTCGCGCCGGACCGCAAGAGCCACCAGCAATCCAAGCCGCAGGCCAGCAAGCCGAAGGAGAAGAAGCCTTCGGCGCCGCAGCAGCAGCCTCCGCAGCAGCAGCAGCCGAGCCCGGCGCCTGCTGACCAGGAGGCCGAGCCGGCCAAGTCTTCATAA